The window GGGatattttattagatattttataataataattggtGATCAAGAACCTTGTGGAGATGATGAACTCGAATCTTTTATTACCAGAAATACAACAAGACAATCAGCACCCAAACTCTCCAAATTATAATTcttgttttatttacttttagaAATTTCCAAGGGACGCTCGTGCAATTTCGTTGTCAGACAAAAGCATTCTGTGAAGGGTGCTTTACTTTGTCGTATAATTTCTTGGAGTTATTTATATATCTGGACCTGCAAAAATGTAGGGTATTTATTTTTGTCTAATTAATTGGGGAAAAAGGAGAGagtacatttttctttttcctgagAATGGGAGAGACTACATCATAGAATAGAAATCGGGTggttttataattaaattgttaTAAGGTTGGAGCAAGTTTTTTGGAAATCCACGAGTGAACTGATGATACAATAGGATGATGATATATCgtaattttgttaaaaaagttATTCAACCGCAAATAGAAGAGATTTAGTGTAGTACACTTGTTATAAATACGGAAGCAAAACATTTCGTATTCAAATCTtatcaattaaatttatcatactaattaatttttcattttctcattGTAAATTCATAAACCTTCCTTGTAATtaatacaaattaataaaaaaattgaatatttcATTTAGGAGATGATGCCCTCATACATTGGCTTCCACaatgtaataataattcaaaaataaaaatattatattctttAAATGATATTTGTGAAAGAAGGAATTAAACAACGAAAGTAAGAAGGAATTCAATACAACAGACTTACTGTCATCTTGAAATCAATAGATTTTAgcatcaaattaatttttgtaagTGAGGCTTCCCTTgcttattcattatttttcattttcctgtCGCCGAATAGATTTACGGCTTCCACTTtcataagaaaagaaattatagaGTTTTTACCAATATCTCATAGGAACGGAGAAAGAGGGTCTAATGTCGCATTGGTGCACGCAATcgtttattaatatttatgttttcttGTGCTGATCTTTTGAATtcttttgtaattaaaaaaaaaacaattcatAATATTACCAACaattttttcttgatataAAAGCAATATGACTGGAATTTTAAGAGtttatttattactatttatattaaaaagaagTGAGTGGTGTAACATTCACTTTCCTACGGtgtcaataaaaaataataaagataaTTTTGAGCCATTAGATTtagaattaataaatttacacATTATCTCTAACTATTCACTAACACTTTCTTTCACAATTCTCCCACTGTCTCTCTCCAATCCATTATGTTTACTCTTTTTCAACTTCCTCttcacaatattttttttaatgattgcAAAATACAAAATAGAATTACGTCTAATAGCACGTAGCATGGGTACGGTCTAGTATTTATAAAACGGTAATTTTTGGATGAAGACTCGCTAGTGAGACGTACTGTGTGCCCTCTTATTTcacttatattatttttggataattacattgatggtccaaaaagtttcactaatgtatcaagttggtccaaaaagttttttttgctacttgatagtacaaaatgtttcaaaagtgtaacatgatagtacaaaccgttatctcaccattgacaccgtcaagcgaaactgacgtggccgaaacgtGGTCGACACGTACCTCTGATATGTTTTTAGGAGTTGGTGAAACGTTACATAATGGTTCAAATTCTTTTGAAGTTGTCACttaatggtccaaaatgttttacagatgtaacataatggtacaaaatatttctttaattaacttaaaggtcCACCCATGTCAATGATGATATGACGACGTTAATGatgagataacggtttgtactatcatgttataattttaaaacattttgtaccatcaagtagcaaaaaaaactttttagatCAACTTGATATATTAGTGAAACTTTTAGGATCACTAATGTAATTACCCCTTATTTTTATGTTGAACTCATAATCTCTCTTATAACCTTAATGAAAATAACTTATGGTCGAATAAATGATATTCCGAGGAGCCTATTAGCTTCACCAATAAACAATTTGAGAGGGGGCACAACAATTAAACGAtacaatttaaaaagaaaaataataatttgcaAGGATCAtgttaaataaattaacaataaaaaaattggacAAAAACATTCTTAAGCATCCGATTAGCCTCTTCCTTCACTTCgcttcattctctctctctctctttgtgtCTCCGGTGATGAATGTGCGCTACAGTTCACACTCCCCAAGAACTCTATCTATCATCATCACTGTCTCTCTCTTTGCTCCCTTCTTCAAAGATCATCACCACCATAATCTTCCCCTTCTGCAGCTGCTGCGACGTTCCCATCTTCCCCTTTAGCTGCGATTCCTGCTTGATTCCTTGACCAAAGACCCGACTTTGGCAAGTGGGGTTTCGGTTTGGTTTCGATGGAAGAGATGTACGGGCTGTACTCCACAGGCGGCGGCGGGGATTGCTACTACTACGGCGGCGGGCCGGTGGAGGACGGGCCCCTCATGTCCCCGGAGGGCCTGCTCCCTCCGCCGCCTCCCCCGTTCCCCGAGTACAATTCGGGTTTCCTCTGCCCGTCCTCGGGAGGCGGCGGAGGGTTCCGAGACTACCGTGGCAGTTTCGCGGGGTACGACGTGTTCGGGTCCGATGAGTTGGCCTCGGCGATATCTGAGGCGGCCTCTATCAATATAAgtgatcatcatcatcataatcATCAACTTCATCGGGAGGACGACGTCGTCGCGGAGAGCACCGTGAAGGGCAAAATTAAGTCCCACCCTTCGTACCCTCGTCTGCTCCAAGCGTACATCGACTGTCAAAAGGTTGAGAATTGCACATATTCGTTCGTGCATGTTTCAAATTCTCCTCACACGATCCTATCTTGCCATCAAGTGCTGGTTCGGGTCATGGCAGTAACCTATAAAAAgacatagttatgtggaattCAGCTCATCGCACATAGTTGCGGTGCGCTTGATCTTATTTCATGTATACAACTCCCTAGAGAGGACCGAAACCGTCGAGGCCTATATACATATGCGTATAACCTGTGTGCTATGTGCTATGTATAGGTCGGGGCGCCTCCGGAGATCGCGAGGCTGTTGGAAGAGATTCGGAGGGAGAACGACTACGCTTGCAAGCGATCATCAGATGAAGGCGTTCCCTCTTACAGCCTAGGAGTCGATCCCGAGCTCGACGAGTTCATGgtctctctctatctatatatatatgtatatatctgaTCATCAGTTGCTAGCTAGCCCCGGATTATATTCTCATGTCATTGACTTAATATACATGTTGGGTTTGCCTTTTTGGGGGGTGTGAAGGAGACATACATTGATATGTTGGCGAAGTACAAATCCGATCTCGAGAGGCCATTTGATGAAGCAACCACCTTCCTTAACAAGATTGAGTTGCAGCTCAGCAACCTCTCCACGACAAGCCTTTCCGGTTAGTTCTCTCTTCATacgcacacacacatacatatgtatatataaatgaatttgTCGGGATATATTTCgagattaatttctttttaaatctTTTGATGTCTCCGATGTGGTCGGGCTTATAATAATTGCTGGACGTTTCAAGATTTTTGTTACTTCTCTGTGTCTCCCCTCTTTGGTAATCCATCTCATCACTCATGAACGCTGTTCACTGTCACGGCGCATGGTAGCATGTCAGTGCGGCTCATATTAGCAAGAGGAGCCGACCCGCTGCATGTTGTTCTTGTCCCGTCCCTCGTAGCCCTCACCTTATCTTCTTGCTGTTACTCcctaaaaacagaaaaaaaggaaaggggaaaagcaAGAAGTCtacagagagagaagagagagagacataTGAGTTGATGACTTACATGACATATatacttaaaataaattatatataaatggcAGGCAGATGCATATAAAGAAGGAACCGAGAGAAAAACCCTAGAAATACAGTGAGAGTGTACTAGCGATGATCGGGCACTATGTCTTAGATTAATGACtgtgtctctctctctggctGAGTTTCTGTTCTTCTCGTGTGTTGATAAAGCTTTGGTTGGATATGTTTGTGTGTCCACGTGCTGGTCGTGTCTTGAGTTCTGATTTCCTTTtgaagtttttttcttttttttttgggggggtaAATGAATTAGAATCCTGGGTAGCAGTGACTGTGATAGGGTATCTGGATATCTATAACATGCGGGGCGTTAGTATTGTGGCGCAATGAAGGATGGTAACGGAGCAGTGTGGTGATCGCCGTCCCCAGTAATGGTAAATGCGGGCTTTTAGTAAATTGAGTCTCAGTTTAGGGTTACATGGGGACACAACTTTGCTCCAGTTCCACTACTCCCTTTGCAGTGTCAGAGGAGAGGGGGGGAAAGAAGTTGGTTGCTTGAAAGTAAAACAGCTCCTCTCCAGATTCTGATTTTGACGTTTCAGAGGTAAGTTTTCTTGATGACATCCTCAATAGTAGTCTTGTGAGTTTGAAGTACTTTGCCTCGTGAAATTCTCCCATTTAGCTCTCTTTTTTCACCCAATAAATTATGTCTCTGGTAGGGTGTGAGGCTACTTGAGGTTTAGTATGTGGCAAAAAGTTTCGGTTCTATTGGTCAATCCCGTTGCAAACTTGTCCTCTCCACGCATTTCTTGTGTTCTTTTCTGGGTTATAAGGGAGGTCTACGATTCAAGCATGGAATAGGGGAAACGGAGATAGAGGAGTACGAGAAGTTCCATTGGTTAGAATCAAACTTTTATTTGGTAGTTTTGATCCTTGGGGTGATGGTTTTAGCAAAATTAGTATAATAAATGccttcagccaaaaaaaaaaaaaagaaaacagtaTAATAAATGCCAAATATTGAAAGAATTCATTTCATAAAGTTTTTCTTGTGCTATATGGTGATATAATAAACAGTATTTTTCTTGGGATAAGTTCCACTAGATTCCTTCATGAAATATCCCGATGGACTCGATCCACGCCATTATAAAGACGGGATAAGTTCCAGTCTTATATAGTACGGTGATTGATAAACTTAGGTAGTCGACCCAATCTGGTAAAGGAAGGGCATTTTCATCTGTTTGTTGACATTTCCTGTTCAGCCTCACTCCTGTCAATAAATGGGGCTGCCTAGATGGCAACAACTCGATGTTGTTAATGTCTTGCAATGATGCCTGGTCTTATGtcttcttttaattaataGAACTTCAAGTTCCAATGCAGCATGAACCATATAAGTGGTGGGAGAGATTGAAAAGGGTaaggaaaaacaaaacttGCACACATTGGGAACTGTCTATCTGCAGCCTCAGAACTATCCCCCGGTCATGACCTCAAGACACttatcttcatttttttcgcaatctcatctccttcttgattTCTTTCACCCCATTTTTGTTGGATTATGGACCATGGAGTTGCTCGGTTCTTTGATAAAATGCTAAATCAATGTCTTTTGTTGAGTCTCTGACATGGTCATCGAGTAGTTGAAACCTAGCCAGGTGAATTACTTCCAATAGGTTAAATCAGTTGAAAACGGATGTGTACTTCATCATCCTGATCACCAACAAATAGGATTTCATGAGGATCTTTGCCCCACATGCCAATAGATCATAATACTACTTTAATATTGTTCTTTTGTCTTGTGAAGTTTTAGAGTATACATTTCTTTAAGGCTGTTTCTTTAGCTATCTCTCcaaattatgtaaataaagcAGAAAACAAGAAGCATAAACCTCTGCAGAAATTAGCATTCCTTCGCATGATATGACTGTTTGCTTtttgaccctttttttttaaaaaaaaaattcatgtcaTTAGATCGTGTCAATCCGCAGTTGCATCTTAGGACTTTGCTCTTTTTAGGCATTTCCAGTTGCATTAGGGAAAAAGCTGCTGCCAGATTGATTTCCGTTTGCGCTTAGTGCAATTGGCATGTTTTGGAGCAGCCTTAAGCATGCAGAGGGGGCTGTTAATCATTAGAATAATGTGTACTTGCCCTCATAATATATTGAGTTAGAAGTGGGCAAAAGGTTCATCAGATCGTGCTTAATCAGGTTGGTTATACTTGGCAACTATTAATATTGTTTTAAATTATAGTATTTTGTTTTGGAAGTACAGGCcgccttttcattttttttttctttctaatggCTTCACTTTTGGATTCTTTAGCGATATATCCGATCCCCACGGGGCTGCATGAGATTATTTTAGTTGGATTAGGATCCTTTCGGATTGAAAGTATTTTAACCTCATTCTTATCTGCTTTATTTACACATGTCACGTTATATTATGTCTCTAATTTGGATTGGACAGCCGGTCATTTTGTGAAAGTGATGGTTGGgtacaaatatattttaacGCAGCAATCCAATGCTTGTTCAACTCTGCACGGTTTTGGGGAATAAAAATGATTGGTGAACCTCACATTACCGTGCTCTAAGATTTCACTATTTCATATTGTTCTTGGCCCATAGTTCTTAGTTTGTGCACATATTAATTGATGCTAGAAATGACGAGTCGCGCGATTGTTAGTTTTTGAGTTCTCATGGATTATTTTGTAGATGGGCAATTTTCATAAGGAGTTCCTTTATTGGTTTTAATATCTCTGGTAGCGTATGTTCGATATTCCTCAATTGCATTCTTTGGCTAATTGTCTATAAAACTAGGGATGTTCCTCCCTGGACTCAATCTAATCATACACTGGATTAAAATTAGCCATCGATTTGTGCGATTCGTGTGGTACGATGAGTTTGAGTCCAGGAGTCATATTTCTTAGATAGAGCTATCAAAAGCTGGCTTATTCCCCCACGGCTCATTTTCAGATTTCCTTTCGGTTTTCACTTGATGTGGTATTATGAAGTGCCGCATATCTGATAGCTGTGTTTGTTGTCACTGATTTTGGGGTTTTACATGGCAGTGCTGTGGCCTTTCCGATAGAAAAGTTCGATTTCTCAGAAGGCAGTCGTTATATTTAGTTGGCAAGAGTAGTAACATTTTTCTGCTGTTGATACGTGAAGCATAGAATTAGCACTAGGCTCCTAGCTGCATGTGTGGTTGTCATGATGTGTAGAGTTTTTGATCACGTTACATGACGTCTCGATGAAGATGAGCTGGCGAGGTCATTGATCTAGAGTTCATGGTTGCTTGTCAACTTAGGAACATAGGATTGTCTTTCACCAGCAGTGTTAAGTTATCATGTGGTGAGTAGGACAACTCCACGTGCCTCCAAAAAAACTAATTCTGTAGCTATTATCGTACGTGTATTAGCCATAGGAGGAGATGAATTAGTGATGAGTTGTAGAGGGTACAAGAACCATCTAAGGTGGTGGTTAATGTAC of the Punica granatum isolate Tunisia-2019 chromosome 6, ASM765513v2, whole genome shotgun sequence genome contains:
- the LOC116212039 gene encoding homeobox protein knotted-1-like 6; its protein translation is MEEMYGLYSTGGGGDCYYYGGGPVEDGPLMSPEGLLPPPPPPFPEYNSGFLCPSSGGGGGFRDYRGSFAGYDVFGSDELASAISEAASINISDHHHHNHQLHREDDVVAESTVKGKIKSHPSYPRLLQAYIDCQKVGAPPEIARLLEEIRRENDYACKRSSDEGVPSYSLGVDPELDEFMETYIDMLAKYKSDLERPFDEATTFLNKIELQLSNLSTTSLSDEGFVSSDEEFSGGEVEASLEAQPRSMDRGLKDRLLHKFGSHISSLKLEFSKKKKKGKLPKEARQTLLEWWNVHYKWPYPTEADKKILADSTGLDQKQINNWFINQRKRHWKPSESMQFGLMNNQPGQFYSDD